In Mariluticola halotolerans, one DNA window encodes the following:
- a CDS encoding bifunctional 2-C-methyl-D-erythritol 4-phosphate cytidylyltransferase/2-C-methyl-D-erythritol 2,4-cyclodiphosphate synthase: MKKVAVIIVAAGRGRRAGPDKNGLPKQYQQVRNVPLLARTIRQFLATESVSIVLPVIHVDDQTLYAGMQLVHKRLLPPAFGDATRQLSVLAGLEALKELQPDYVLIHDGARPFVPSAVINGVIAGLAEAEAVLPVTNVIDTIKRSDDGRTVGGTEDRTQLYAAQTPQGFHFSTILDAHRRAAEISDSFTDDAAIAEWARIPVALALGSTDNIKITAPGDFQRAEQFLDGACPMETRVGTGFDVHQFTQGDAVILGGVTIPHTSKLKGHSDADTALHVLTDALLGALAEGDIGTHFPPSDPQWKGEPSKTFLSFAASRVAAREGRIVNLDLTIICELPKIGPHTNKLRQNIADICGISVGRVSVKATTSEKMGFVGRGEGIATMGTATIELPRSDD, from the coding sequence TTGAAAAAAGTCGCCGTCATCATTGTTGCTGCAGGCCGTGGCCGCCGCGCAGGCCCCGACAAAAACGGATTACCCAAACAATACCAGCAGGTCCGCAATGTCCCTTTGCTGGCACGCACGATAAGGCAGTTTCTTGCAACCGAAAGCGTCTCTATCGTGCTGCCTGTCATTCATGTGGATGACCAAACGCTTTATGCAGGCATGCAGCTTGTGCACAAACGCCTGCTACCACCGGCATTCGGCGACGCGACCCGGCAACTCTCAGTATTGGCGGGACTTGAAGCACTCAAGGAGCTTCAGCCGGATTATGTACTCATCCATGATGGTGCACGCCCCTTTGTGCCGTCAGCGGTCATAAACGGCGTAATCGCAGGATTGGCGGAAGCCGAAGCCGTGCTGCCTGTCACCAATGTCATCGACACCATTAAACGCTCTGACGACGGACGCACTGTGGGTGGCACGGAAGACCGCACCCAACTTTACGCGGCCCAGACACCACAAGGTTTTCACTTCAGTACTATTCTGGACGCGCATCGCCGCGCCGCCGAAATCAGCGACAGCTTTACTGATGATGCTGCAATAGCCGAATGGGCAAGAATACCGGTCGCCCTGGCGCTCGGCAGCACCGATAATATCAAAATCACGGCACCTGGGGATTTTCAGCGTGCCGAACAGTTTCTGGATGGAGCCTGCCCCATGGAAACCCGCGTCGGCACCGGCTTTGACGTGCACCAGTTTACCCAAGGCGATGCCGTCATCCTTGGCGGCGTGACTATTCCGCATACTTCAAAACTCAAAGGACATTCAGACGCAGATACCGCGCTGCACGTTCTGACCGATGCCTTGCTGGGCGCACTGGCCGAGGGCGATATAGGCACACACTTCCCACCCAGTGACCCACAATGGAAAGGTGAGCCGTCGAAAACCTTTCTCTCTTTCGCGGCGAGCCGGGTGGCTGCACGCGAAGGTCGCATCGTTAATCTTGACCTCACAATCATCTGCGAACTGCCAAAAATTGGCCCGCATACCAACAAGCTGCGGCAGAACATCGCCGACATCTGCGGCATATCGGTCGGTCGGGTCTCTGTTAAGGCGACTACCTCCGAGAAAATGGGGTTTGTTGGTCGCGGAGAAGGCATTGCCACCATGGGCACGGCAACAATCGAGCTTCCAAGGAGCGACGACTGA
- the dusB gene encoding tRNA dihydrouridine synthase DusB, giving the protein MTASACDLSIGKLKLSNRALLAPMAGITDSAFRAVAARFGAGLVVSEMIASASLGAGQADMKRRLNKSGHLPHVVQLAGCEARWLQLGAQMAADAGAEIIDINFGCPSKKVTNGYAGSALMRVPDQALRLIEAVVAVSPVPVTVKMRLGWDDDSLNAPDIARLAVNAGVQMITVHGRTRQQFYKGHARWALVRPVVEAVGVPVIVNGDITDLSSAIDALAQSGAQGVMLGRGAQGQPWLVGQIGAALNGEAIPATPTGDDLLQLVLAHYDAILDEYGVSIGVRVARKHLGWYFDAAGMQVDPQVRRQLVTEGDPASVIAMITDIFTDNIKVAA; this is encoded by the coding sequence GTGACCGCGTCTGCCTGCGATTTGAGCATCGGCAAGCTCAAGCTTTCCAACAGAGCCTTGCTCGCGCCGATGGCGGGCATAACCGACAGCGCGTTTCGCGCGGTTGCTGCGCGTTTTGGTGCCGGGCTTGTCGTGTCCGAAATGATCGCCAGTGCATCACTGGGGGCCGGGCAGGCCGACATGAAACGCCGCCTCAACAAATCGGGGCATTTGCCGCATGTGGTGCAATTGGCCGGTTGTGAAGCCCGTTGGCTGCAATTGGGAGCACAGATGGCTGCGGATGCGGGGGCCGAAATCATCGATATCAATTTCGGGTGCCCGTCAAAAAAGGTGACCAATGGCTATGCCGGCTCCGCCCTTATGCGCGTGCCGGATCAGGCGTTACGGCTGATTGAAGCGGTTGTTGCGGTGTCACCTGTGCCCGTGACTGTGAAAATGCGTCTGGGTTGGGACGATGACAGCCTGAATGCGCCGGACATTGCCAGGCTGGCAGTCAATGCGGGGGTGCAAATGATCACTGTGCACGGCCGTACCCGTCAGCAATTTTACAAGGGGCACGCCCGTTGGGCTTTGGTACGCCCAGTTGTTGAAGCGGTGGGTGTGCCAGTCATCGTCAACGGCGATATTACCGACTTGTCGTCTGCCATTGACGCTTTGGCCCAGTCCGGCGCGCAAGGCGTGATGCTGGGACGCGGTGCGCAAGGGCAGCCCTGGCTTGTCGGCCAGATTGGTGCTGCACTGAATGGTGAAGCCATTCCGGCAACGCCGACCGGAGATGATCTGCTGCAACTTGTTCTCGCGCATTACGATGCCATCCTTGACGAATATGGTGTCTCGATTGGTGTGCGCGTCGCACGGAAACATCTGGGCTGGTATTTCGATGCAGCCGGTATGCAGGTGGATCCTCAGGTTCGGCGCCAACTGGTGACGGAAGGCGATCCTGCAAGTGTCATCGCCATGATCACTGATATTTTCACCGACAACATCAAGGTGGCCGCATGA
- a CDS encoding two-component system sensor histidine kinase NtrB — protein sequence MTDSKPEIRNAILQSLPQPVIVCEPGNRILLANYAAEAFFGVSSSVLTRQRLDDLIAFGSPILGLVDQVNARKAPMTEYRMWVGSSRFGDERVEERIIDVYASPISEYDGQVALLFQERTMADKIDRQLVSRGAARSVTGLAAMLAHEIKNPLSGIRGAAQLLEQSISEDDMPLARLIRDETDRIVALLDRVEIFGDERPLERESINIHVVLDRVKLLASNGVARGVTFSEDYDPSLPPVFGNRDQLIQVFLNLVKNAAEALERTQNPEIRLSTAFRPGIRISVPGVRERISLPLEIIIEDNGPGVPSDILPFLFDPFVTTKSNGSGLGLALVAKIIGDHGGVIDCDSRPGRTRFRILLPVAGRASEAKIKVSAES from the coding sequence ATGACGGATTCGAAACCGGAAATCCGCAACGCCATTCTGCAATCCCTGCCGCAGCCGGTAATTGTGTGTGAGCCGGGTAACCGGATTTTACTTGCCAATTACGCAGCTGAGGCTTTTTTCGGCGTGTCGTCTTCCGTTTTGACGCGGCAGAGGCTGGATGATCTGATTGCCTTCGGTTCGCCCATTCTGGGGCTTGTTGATCAGGTCAATGCGCGCAAGGCCCCCATGACCGAGTACCGGATGTGGGTTGGTTCCTCCCGCTTCGGCGACGAACGGGTGGAAGAGCGTATTATCGATGTCTATGCCAGTCCGATTTCCGAGTATGACGGCCAGGTCGCGTTGCTGTTTCAGGAACGCACCATGGCCGACAAGATTGACCGGCAATTGGTGTCGCGTGGCGCTGCGCGCTCGGTGACCGGGCTTGCCGCCATGCTGGCCCACGAGATCAAGAACCCGTTGTCGGGCATTCGCGGGGCTGCGCAATTGCTAGAACAGTCTATTTCCGAAGATGACATGCCTTTGGCACGTTTGATCCGCGACGAGACGGACAGGATCGTCGCGTTGCTGGATCGGGTGGAGATTTTTGGGGATGAGCGCCCGCTGGAACGGGAGTCGATCAATATTCACGTGGTGCTGGATCGGGTCAAATTGCTCGCCAGCAATGGTGTGGCGCGTGGAGTGACGTTTTCCGAGGATTACGATCCTTCCTTGCCGCCCGTGTTTGGCAACCGGGATCAGTTGATTCAGGTGTTTCTCAATCTGGTCAAGAACGCTGCCGAAGCTCTAGAACGTACCCAAAATCCGGAAATCCGTCTCTCGACCGCATTCCGCCCCGGTATCCGCATCAGTGTTCCGGGCGTCAGGGAACGCATTTCCTTGCCGCTGGAAATCATCATTGAAGACAATGGTCCCGGCGTGCCGTCCGATATTCTGCCATTCCTGTTCGACCCATTTGTAACAACGAAATCAAATGGTTCTGGTCTTGGTCTAGCGCTTGTTGCGAAGATAATCGGGGACCATGGTGGGGTGATCGATTGTGACAGCCGACCGGGAAGAACCCGCTTTCGTATTCTCCTGCCGGTCGCCGGACGGGCGAGTGAAGCCAAAATAAAAGTGAGTGCTGAATCATGA
- the ntrC gene encoding nitrogen regulation protein NR(I), which produces MSGQTILLADDDAAIRMVLNQALTRAGYEVRPTGNLSTMWNWVSRGEGELLITDVALPDGNAFELMPKIKKLRPDLPIIVMSAQNTFMTAIRASEAGAYEYLPKPFDIGEVLAVVSRALAEIKKTTRAERNVEDGAESMPLVGRSAAMQDIYRALARLMQTDLTVMVSGESGTGKELVARALHDFGKRRNGPFVAINMAAIPRDLIEAELFGHEKGAFTGATARSSGRFEQAEGGTLFLDEIGDMPMDAQTRLLRVLQEGEYTMVGGRTAIKTNVRIVAATHRDLSQMIRQGLFREDLYYRLNVVPLRLPPLRERGDDIADLISHFLRAAQRDGEQAKVLTPEAVKLLQQYSWPGNVRELENLVMRLSALYTDETISAEIVHHELNLSDRPAGNGNSGPADVSTAVESHVAQLLAESEPNLPPSGLYQRVLDKVEAPLIAMTLNACGGNQIRAADLLGLNRNTLRKKIRHHGIEIVKQSRRS; this is translated from the coding sequence ATGAGCGGACAAACCATCCTTCTCGCCGACGATGATGCGGCCATTCGCATGGTGCTGAACCAGGCATTGACCCGCGCCGGCTATGAAGTCCGGCCTACGGGTAATCTGTCGACCATGTGGAACTGGGTGTCACGCGGGGAAGGGGAGTTGCTGATTACCGACGTGGCATTGCCGGACGGCAATGCGTTTGAACTCATGCCCAAGATCAAGAAGTTGCGGCCTGACCTGCCGATTATCGTGATGAGTGCTCAAAATACCTTCATGACCGCCATCCGTGCTTCGGAAGCGGGGGCTTATGAATATCTGCCAAAGCCTTTTGACATTGGCGAAGTTCTGGCTGTGGTCTCGCGTGCCTTGGCGGAAATTAAAAAAACCACCCGTGCTGAACGAAATGTCGAAGATGGCGCAGAGAGCATGCCACTTGTTGGCCGGTCGGCTGCAATGCAGGACATTTATCGGGCGCTGGCGCGATTGATGCAGACTGATCTTACGGTCATGGTTTCGGGCGAAAGCGGCACAGGCAAGGAATTGGTCGCCCGCGCCTTGCATGATTTTGGTAAGCGCCGGAACGGGCCTTTTGTTGCGATCAATATGGCTGCCATTCCACGCGATCTTATCGAGGCGGAACTGTTCGGGCATGAGAAGGGGGCATTCACCGGTGCCACTGCTCGTTCTTCCGGTCGTTTCGAGCAGGCAGAGGGCGGCACGCTTTTTCTCGATGAAATCGGCGACATGCCGATGGATGCCCAAACGCGTCTTTTGCGCGTTCTACAGGAAGGGGAGTACACGATGGTTGGGGGTCGCACGGCGATCAAAACCAATGTACGCATCGTTGCTGCCACGCACCGCGACTTGAGCCAGATGATCAGGCAGGGCCTGTTTCGCGAAGATCTTTACTACCGCCTCAATGTCGTGCCGCTGCGCTTGCCGCCCTTGCGGGAGCGTGGCGACGATATTGCCGACCTCATTTCCCATTTTCTACGCGCGGCCCAGCGAGACGGCGAACAGGCCAAGGTCTTGACCCCTGAGGCCGTCAAACTGCTGCAGCAATACAGCTGGCCGGGAAACGTGCGCGAACTTGAAAATCTGGTGATGCGTCTTTCCGCACTCTATACCGACGAAACCATTTCTGCCGAAATTGTGCACCACGAACTCAATCTTTCGGACCGTCCGGCGGGCAATGGAAACAGTGGGCCGGCAGATGTGTCGACTGCCGTAGAATCCCATGTGGCGCAATTGCTGGCGGAGAGCGAACCGAACCTGCCACCCTCGGGGCTTTACCAACGCGTTCTCGACAAGGTGGAGGCTCCCCTGATTGCCATGACGCTCAATGCATGTGGCGGCAACCAGATCCGGGCCGCCGACCTTTTGGGGTTGAACCGCAATACCCTTCGCAAGAAGATACGCCACCACGGGATTGAAATCGTTAAACAATCCCGTCGTTCGTAA